In one window of Chryseobacterium sp. JV274 DNA:
- a CDS encoding SRPBCC family protein, producing the protein MSTPITVQYKINAPAEKVWKALTDKNEMKSWYFDIQDFVLESGAEFNFYEPGGANKYHHHGEVLEIIPDQKLKHTWSYPDFSELKTIVTWELQPEDGQTLVKLTHDDIENFKDLGDGFSRENFTEGWKTILGQSLKEYVEK; encoded by the coding sequence ATGAGCACACCCATCACTGTTCAGTATAAAATAAATGCTCCGGCAGAAAAAGTCTGGAAAGCATTGACCGATAAAAATGAAATGAAATCCTGGTATTTTGATATCCAGGATTTTGTATTGGAATCAGGTGCGGAATTTAATTTCTATGAGCCGGGAGGAGCCAATAAATACCATCATCACGGTGAAGTTTTAGAAATAATACCTGATCAGAAATTGAAACATACATGGTCATATCCTGATTTTTCAGAACTGAAGACCATTGTAACCTGGGAATTGCAACCCGAGGACGGACAGACTTTAGTAAAGCTGACTCACGATGATATTGAAAACTTCAAAGATTTAGGAGATGGTTTTTCAAGAGAAAACTTTACAGAAGGCTGGAAAACTATTTTGGGACAAAGCTTAAAAGAATATGTAGAAAAATAG
- a CDS encoding ArsC/Spx/MgsR family protein: MVVKVLHNGNCSKSNAVLEYLDENGVSFEIINIVEDPLSILEIRTVLKKLNQSVFHIIRKTDKLYVENYADKNYSEEEWLKILSENPSLIQRPILVKGSVAMLGRPIENVKFFIEK, from the coding sequence ATGGTAGTTAAAGTTTTACATAATGGGAACTGTTCAAAGTCCAATGCCGTACTGGAGTATCTTGACGAAAACGGAGTGTCTTTTGAGATCATTAATATTGTTGAAGATCCACTAAGCATTCTTGAGATCAGAACTGTGTTGAAAAAGCTTAACCAAAGTGTTTTTCATATCATCCGCAAGACAGATAAGCTGTATGTTGAGAATTATGCAGATAAAAATTATTCAGAAGAAGAATGGCTTAAAATTCTCTCCGAAAATCCCTCTCTGATCCAAAGACCAATTTTGGTAAAAGGTTCAGTCGCGATGCTGGGAAGGCCTATTGAAAATGTGAAATTTTTTATTGAAAAATAA
- a CDS encoding SRPBCC family protein, which translates to MMRIFKRIILFLAALLIILLVVAAFISGDCKYEKTISINAPVDKVWQNTNTLKAMDQWSPWNDLDPAMRKDWTGTTGQPGEKVCWDSKNENAGKGCQELKKVDEAGKRIDTEIKFLTPYESEANAYVTVAPEGNGSKATWGFTSQIPYPFTLMKLFMNMEDAIGKDYQKGLSGLKALSEKP; encoded by the coding sequence ATGATGAGAATATTTAAGAGAATTATTTTATTTTTAGCCGCATTACTAATCATTTTGTTAGTGGTGGCAGCTTTTATCTCGGGAGACTGCAAATATGAAAAAACAATCTCTATCAATGCACCTGTAGATAAAGTATGGCAAAATACAAATACTTTAAAAGCAATGGATCAATGGAGCCCATGGAATGACCTTGATCCTGCTATGAGAAAAGACTGGACAGGCACAACGGGGCAGCCCGGAGAAAAAGTGTGCTGGGACAGTAAAAATGAAAATGCTGGAAAGGGTTGTCAGGAATTGAAAAAGGTAGATGAGGCAGGTAAAAGAATAGATACTGAAATCAAATTTCTTACTCCATATGAAAGTGAAGCAAACGCTTATGTAACAGTAGCTCCGGAAGGAAACGGAAGCAAGGCAACATGGGGATTTACATCACAGATTCCTTATCCGTTTACTTTGATGAAACTATTTATGAATATGGAGGATGCTATTGGAAAAGACTATCAGAAAGGGCTTTCAGGATTAAAAGCTTTATCTGAAAAACCTTAA
- a CDS encoding DUF1398 domain-containing protein yields the protein MKFTIEDIKTEHQKVKSGADFPAYIQAVKKLGVSHYTTYVSDGNTEYFDQENQSVQTRSKYHPLTVSGNLNLENFKLRLRLHQQGGTDYMTFCNDCAENGVKGWKMDLHAMTCTYFDKNETDVLTEQVPG from the coding sequence ATGAAATTTACAATTGAAGACATTAAAACAGAGCATCAGAAAGTGAAAAGCGGAGCCGATTTCCCGGCTTATATTCAGGCTGTAAAAAAGTTAGGAGTTTCTCATTATACAACCTATGTCTCAGATGGAAATACCGAATATTTTGACCAGGAAAATCAATCTGTTCAGACCAGAAGCAAGTATCATCCGCTTACTGTTTCAGGAAACCTAAATCTTGAAAACTTTAAACTAAGACTCAGACTTCACCAACAGGGAGGAACAGATTATATGACTTTCTGTAATGACTGTGCAGAAAACGGTGTCAAAGGCTGGAAGATGGATCTTCATGCGATGACCTGTACTTATTTTGACAAAAATGAAACTGATGTGCTGACAGAACAGGTTCCAGGATAA
- a CDS encoding VOC family protein encodes MTQFTALRPILWTENIDETIGFYMRVLGFTLMDRNDDWQWASLRKDEIYLMLSQPNQHEKNTSIGFSGSFYFNVNKVDELWEDLKIKAKVCYEIESFEWGMREFAIYDNNGYILQFGEPIDNIGNTE; translated from the coding sequence ATGACACAGTTTACAGCACTTCGTCCTATTCTCTGGACAGAAAATATTGATGAGACCATAGGATTTTATATGCGTGTTCTCGGTTTTACATTGATGGATAGAAATGATGATTGGCAATGGGCTTCCCTTCGTAAAGATGAAATATACCTCATGCTTTCTCAGCCTAACCAGCATGAAAAAAATACTTCAATTGGTTTTTCCGGCTCTTTTTATTTCAATGTAAATAAGGTGGATGAGCTTTGGGAAGACCTTAAAATAAAGGCCAAAGTCTGCTATGAGATTGAATCTTTTGAGTGGGGAATGAGAGAATTTGCGATCTATGACAACAATGGTTATATACTGCAATTTGGTGAACCCATAGATAATATTGGCAATACGGAATAA
- a CDS encoding Na+/H+ antiporter, producing MIHSYVIISIAVLLSVMILVMIGQKLKVAYPIFLVIAGLLISFVPGMPRIEIEPDLVFLIFLPPILFEAAWFTSWQDFHKWRKQIFSMAFGLVFLTSIVVAYLSSSIIPGLTLAMGFLLGGVNSPPDAVAATSVLKHMKIPKKITNILEGESLINDASSLIVFKFALAAVISGQFIWRDAVQDFFTMAIGGIAVGVATGFLFGALLRIIPTNSNIDTIITLIVPYIMYVGAEHFHFSGVLAVVAGGLLMSYNSHCYLSHTSRIQSGNVWSVLIFLMNTIIFILIGLELPIVVEGMKEYTISEGIFYSVVIGGAIIGTRILYSYALMYFPRVCSKELRLKVPKPDWREPFIISFAAMRGVVSLAAALSIPAFLPNGDAFPHRNIILFVTFVIILITLVGQGLLLSPILKLLNIQDAGSELPEEKQEVILMRKLKETALHKLDNDFSELAVTNSLVRHQKHKLENEMMLMADKAQCMASTGDYVSAINENKDVLRQVIQAQRNELHRMKREKIFDDHVMRAIEMQLDFDEAKITGFSH from the coding sequence ATGATTCACAGCTATGTTATAATATCCATTGCAGTACTGCTGTCTGTGATGATATTGGTAATGATCGGCCAGAAATTAAAAGTCGCTTACCCGATTTTTCTTGTGATTGCAGGATTGCTGATAAGCTTTGTGCCGGGAATGCCGCGTATAGAAATAGAACCTGATCTTGTTTTCCTTATTTTCCTGCCGCCTATTCTGTTTGAAGCAGCTTGGTTTACTTCATGGCAGGACTTTCATAAATGGAGAAAACAAATATTTTCAATGGCTTTCGGATTGGTATTTTTAACATCTATCGTTGTGGCTTATCTTTCGTCTTCCATTATTCCAGGACTTACTTTAGCAATGGGATTTTTGCTGGGAGGTGTAAATTCTCCACCGGATGCGGTAGCGGCCACTTCGGTACTGAAGCATATGAAAATTCCTAAAAAAATCACCAATATCCTGGAAGGAGAGAGCCTTATCAATGATGCGTCCAGTTTAATTGTATTTAAATTTGCCCTTGCAGCGGTTATTTCAGGACAGTTTATCTGGAGAGATGCTGTTCAGGATTTCTTTACGATGGCTATTGGAGGAATTGCTGTGGGAGTGGCGACCGGCTTTTTATTTGGAGCATTGCTCAGAATTATTCCTACCAATTCCAATATAGATACCATTATTACCCTTATTGTGCCGTACATTATGTATGTGGGAGCAGAGCATTTCCATTTTTCAGGAGTACTGGCAGTAGTGGCCGGAGGATTACTGATGTCTTATAACTCACACTGTTATCTGAGCCACACTTCAAGGATACAGTCCGGGAACGTGTGGAGTGTATTGATATTCCTGATGAATACAATTATTTTCATTCTGATTGGCCTTGAACTTCCCATTGTAGTGGAAGGAATGAAAGAATATACAATCTCAGAAGGTATTTTCTACAGTGTAGTGATTGGGGGAGCTATCATCGGGACAAGAATTCTTTACAGCTATGCATTGATGTATTTCCCAAGAGTTTGTTCCAAAGAATTAAGATTAAAAGTTCCGAAACCGGATTGGAGAGAACCTTTCATTATCAGTTTTGCAGCAATGAGGGGTGTGGTTTCACTGGCTGCAGCCTTGTCGATTCCTGCCTTTTTACCAAACGGAGATGCATTTCCACACCGGAACATTATTTTATTTGTAACTTTCGTTATTATATTGATTACACTGGTAGGACAAGGATTATTGCTGAGCCCGATCCTGAAATTATTGAATATTCAGGATGCCGGAAGTGAATTACCTGAAGAAAAGCAGGAAGTGATTCTGATGCGCAAGCTGAAAGAAACAGCACTGCACAAACTGGATAATGATTTTTCTGAACTGGCAGTCACAAACAGTCTGGTACGTCATCAAAAACACAAGCTGGAAAATGAAATGATGCTGATGGCTGACAAAGCCCAATGTATGGCTTCTACAGGAGACTATGTATCGGCAATCAATGAAAATAAAGACGTCTTGCGGCAGGTTATTCAGGCGCAGAGAAACGAACTGCACAGAATGAAAAGAGAAAAGATATTTGATGACCATGTGATGAGAGCCATTGAAATGCAGCTGGATTTTGATGAAGCAAAGATCACCGGATTTTCACATTGA
- a CDS encoding DUF1569 domain-containing protein: protein MENVFDAKDAQNYIDRINKLVEDTHGLWGKMTVDQMLAHCCITYEMIYEPEKHKKPGSIAKFILKTFVKSKVVGEKAYPRDSPTAPQFLVTTRKNFHEEKTRLIGFIQKTQQLGADAFDGKESFSFGKLKAQEWNNMFAKHLNHHLSQFGV from the coding sequence ATGGAAAATGTATTTGATGCAAAAGATGCTCAAAATTATATTGATAGGATAAACAAATTGGTAGAAGACACCCATGGTTTATGGGGAAAAATGACGGTAGACCAGATGTTGGCACACTGCTGTATAACCTATGAGATGATTTATGAGCCGGAAAAACATAAAAAACCGGGATCTATTGCAAAATTTATATTAAAAACCTTCGTGAAATCTAAAGTAGTAGGAGAGAAAGCATATCCAAGAGATTCTCCTACGGCTCCACAGTTTTTGGTGACTACCAGAAAAAACTTTCACGAAGAAAAAACAAGACTGATTGGTTTTATTCAGAAGACACAGCAATTGGGGGCAGACGCTTTTGATGGGAAAGAATCTTTTTCTTTCGGAAAATTAAAAGCTCAGGAGTGGAACAATATGTTTGCTAAACATCTGAACCACCATCTGTCACAATTTGGCGTTTAA
- a CDS encoding VOC family protein produces MATVNVYLTFNGNCKEAFDFYKSVFGGEYPYIGTFGEMPPMEGKETSEEDKDKIMHVSLPISKETILMGSDTGGEWSSNFKAGNNFSISINAESKEEADKLFGGLSAGGQVTMPMADTFWGAYFGMFSDKFGINWMVNYDDPAKMQQHP; encoded by the coding sequence ATGGCAACAGTAAACGTCTACCTTACATTCAATGGAAATTGCAAAGAAGCATTCGATTTCTATAAATCTGTTTTCGGAGGAGAATATCCTTATATCGGAACATTTGGAGAAATGCCTCCAATGGAAGGAAAAGAAACTTCTGAGGAAGACAAAGACAAGATCATGCACGTTTCACTTCCGATTTCTAAAGAAACAATATTGATGGGAAGCGATACAGGAGGAGAGTGGTCTTCCAATTTCAAAGCAGGAAACAATTTCTCCATTTCTATAAATGCAGAATCTAAAGAAGAAGCAGACAAATTATTCGGCGGTCTTTCTGCAGGAGGACAGGTAACAATGCCAATGGCAGATACTTTCTGGGGAGCTTATTTCGGAATGTTTAGTGATAAATTCGGGATCAACTGGATGGTAAACTATGATGATCCTGCTAAAATGCAGCAGCATCCATAA
- a CDS encoding VOC family protein: MKLGAFSISLSVKDLQKSKDFYEKLGFTTMAGATESNYLIMKNGSTLIGLFQAMFDGNMLTFNPGWDENAQNLESFEDVREIQKRLKESGVEIGKEADETTSGPEHIYLKDPDGNMILIDQHR; this comes from the coding sequence ATGAAACTAGGAGCATTTTCAATCAGCTTAAGTGTAAAAGATCTTCAGAAATCCAAAGATTTTTATGAGAAACTGGGCTTTACAACTATGGCAGGAGCTACAGAAAGTAACTACCTGATCATGAAAAACGGTTCTACCTTGATAGGCCTTTTTCAGGCAATGTTTGATGGAAATATGCTTACTTTCAATCCGGGATGGGATGAAAATGCACAGAATCTTGAATCTTTTGAAGATGTGCGTGAAATTCAGAAAAGATTAAAAGAAAGTGGAGTTGAGATCGGTAAAGAAGCCGATGAAACAACCTCAGGACCTGAGCATATTTACCTTAAAGATCCCGATGGAAATATGATTCTTATAGATCAGCACAGATAA
- a CDS encoding glutaminyl-peptide cyclotransferase — MKKNIIAGFAAILLLASCNKNKEILDTLNTYNNSMEAKGYHFGDKLELPKEVTENAESVTISFGDKETTDLTVDPKFFTLGDNAVTFNVKTKGGEVLNQDATINVFAKNPEKNIPYQIVAEYPHDPKNFVQGFQVEGNTIYESDGQNGASQILKYTLGTTTPLASTKQAQEDFSEGSTIVGDKVYQLTWQSKKGYIYDKSSLKLLSEFAYPNVLGEGWGLTYDGKSLIASDGSKLLYFLDVNNPSKLIKYIAVAGSAQAYDQLNELEYHNGFIYANVWQKPIILKINPANGEVVGTFDFTEIAKQNTKGSDDVLNGIAFKGENMLVTGKNWPKIYEVVIK, encoded by the coding sequence ATGAAAAAAAATATAATAGCGGGTTTCGCAGCGATTTTATTACTGGCATCTTGTAACAAGAATAAAGAAATTCTTGATACACTGAATACTTATAATAATTCAATGGAGGCAAAAGGATACCATTTCGGAGATAAGCTTGAGCTTCCGAAAGAGGTGACGGAAAATGCAGAAAGTGTAACCATCAGCTTTGGAGATAAAGAAACAACAGATTTAACCGTTGATCCTAAGTTTTTCACATTAGGTGATAATGCTGTGACATTCAACGTTAAAACAAAAGGAGGAGAAGTATTGAATCAGGATGCAACCATTAATGTATTTGCAAAAAATCCTGAAAAAAATATTCCTTACCAGATTGTAGCAGAATATCCTCACGATCCTAAAAACTTTGTACAAGGTTTCCAGGTGGAAGGAAATACCATTTATGAAAGTGACGGACAGAACGGAGCTTCCCAGATTTTAAAATATACATTGGGAACTACAACTCCGCTTGCTTCTACCAAACAGGCTCAGGAAGATTTTTCTGAAGGAAGTACCATTGTAGGAGATAAAGTATATCAGCTGACATGGCAGAGCAAAAAAGGATATATTTATGATAAAAGCTCTTTAAAGCTGCTTTCAGAATTTGCTTATCCAAATGTATTGGGTGAGGGCTGGGGACTGACGTATGACGGGAAAAGTCTGATTGCTTCTGACGGAAGTAAACTGTTGTATTTCCTTGATGTCAATAACCCTTCAAAACTGATTAAATATATCGCTGTTGCCGGTAGTGCTCAGGCTTATGATCAACTGAACGAGCTGGAATACCACAACGGATTTATCTATGCCAATGTATGGCAGAAACCAATTATTTTAAAAATTAACCCAGCCAACGGTGAAGTAGTGGGAACTTTTGATTTCACAGAAATTGCCAAACAGAACACAAAAGGAAGTGATGATGTGTTGAACGGAATTGCTTTTAAAGGTGAGAATATGTTGGTAACAGGGAAGAACTGGCCGAAGATTTACGAAGTTGTCATTAAATAA
- a CDS encoding deoxynucleoside kinase, translating to MHIAVTGNIGAGKTTLTTMLSKHYGWDAQFEDVDHNPYLEDFYSDMSKWSFALQVYFLGSRFRQVKEIRESGKNIIQDRTIYEDAHIFAENLNDMNLLSDRDFNNYSSVFNLMKSFVSAPDLLIYLKSDVPNLVKKIYKRGREYEASISIEYLSKLNQKYEKWISSYTEGKLLIVEVDDLDFVEKPEDFGLILEKIEAELHGLF from the coding sequence ATGCATATTGCAGTTACAGGAAACATCGGAGCGGGAAAAACAACTTTGACAACGATGCTTTCCAAGCATTACGGATGGGATGCACAATTTGAAGACGTAGATCATAATCCTTATCTGGAAGATTTCTATTCAGATATGAGTAAGTGGAGTTTCGCATTGCAGGTTTATTTCCTGGGAAGCAGATTCCGTCAGGTAAAGGAGATCAGAGAAAGTGGTAAAAATATCATTCAGGATCGTACCATTTACGAAGATGCCCATATTTTTGCAGAAAACTTAAATGATATGAATCTTCTTTCGGACAGGGATTTCAATAATTACTCATCGGTTTTCAATCTGATGAAGTCTTTTGTATCGGCTCCGGACTTACTGATCTATCTGAAATCTGATGTTCCCAATCTGGTTAAAAAAATCTATAAAAGAGGTCGGGAATATGAAGCTTCTATCAGTATTGAATACCTTTCAAAACTGAACCAGAAATATGAAAAATGGATCTCCAGCTATACAGAAGGGAAACTTCTTATCGTTGAGGTAGATGACCTTGATTTTGTTGAAAAGCCGGAAGATTTCGGACTCATTCTGGAGAAAATTGAAGCAGAACTTCACGGGTTGTTTTAA
- a CDS encoding DUF493 family protein: MDILQGNQHANPEEFYKSLKDKLEDHHDFPEDYLFKFIIPTDQSKLTEIYRVFDGIKFTLGNRESKNGKYTACNINAFVLDADQVVNIYKEVAKIEGVILL; this comes from the coding sequence ATGGATATATTACAAGGAAATCAACACGCAAATCCTGAAGAGTTTTACAAGTCTTTGAAGGATAAACTGGAGGATCATCATGATTTTCCGGAAGATTATTTATTTAAATTTATTATTCCTACAGACCAGTCAAAGCTTACTGAAATATACAGGGTTTTTGACGGCATTAAATTTACACTGGGAAACCGCGAAAGTAAAAATGGAAAATACACCGCCTGCAACATCAATGCATTTGTTTTGGATGCTGATCAGGTTGTGAATATTTATAAAGAAGTAGCAAAAATAGAAGGCGTTATTCTATTGTAA
- a CDS encoding bestrophin family protein: MHSGKRFGAREFIIWTRRSIYALLVLSAIPTVLYFLGLKFLSLPWQPIAIMGTAVAFIVGFKNNASYSRLWEARQIYGAIINDSRSFGYILRDALLSKDAGKVKEMFLRHYAWLTALRFQLREPRAWENMGTEQYDEYSKKYDIPERLSKLDEELKKYLSEPELQYILSKKNRATQLMAKQSKALSEAYEKGELNDFQWTQINQQLVKFTDDQGKAERIKNFPYPRNFSSITTYLLLLFIVFVPFGLLKELDKLGDGTVVEGWTVWFNIPFSLLVTWCFHTLDSVGEASVNPFEGSPNDVPITQISRTIEIDMRDMLDESDLPPAITPKNNIVL; the protein is encoded by the coding sequence ATGCATTCAGGAAAAAGATTTGGAGCCCGTGAGTTCATTATCTGGACCAGACGGAGTATTTATGCTCTGCTCGTATTATCAGCTATTCCTACAGTTCTGTACTTCCTAGGATTGAAATTTCTCTCACTTCCGTGGCAGCCTATTGCTATCATGGGAACTGCAGTTGCTTTTATCGTCGGATTTAAAAACAATGCCAGCTACAGCAGACTTTGGGAGGCAAGACAGATCTATGGAGCCATTATCAATGACAGCCGCAGCTTTGGATATATTCTTAGAGATGCACTGCTTTCCAAAGATGCAGGTAAGGTAAAAGAAATGTTTCTCCGTCATTATGCATGGCTTACCGCATTGAGGTTTCAGCTTCGTGAACCAAGAGCATGGGAAAACATGGGGACAGAGCAGTATGATGAATATTCTAAAAAATATGACATTCCAGAGAGACTTTCCAAACTGGACGAGGAATTGAAAAAATACCTGTCCGAACCGGAGCTTCAGTATATTTTAAGCAAAAAGAACAGAGCAACACAATTGATGGCAAAACAGAGTAAAGCCTTGTCTGAAGCCTATGAAAAAGGAGAACTCAACGATTTTCAATGGACGCAGATCAATCAGCAATTGGTGAAGTTTACGGACGATCAGGGAAAAGCCGAAAGAATTAAAAACTTTCCGTATCCAAGAAACTTCTCTTCAATCACGACTTATCTTTTATTGTTGTTCATTGTTTTTGTGCCTTTCGGATTACTGAAAGAGCTTGATAAATTAGGAGACGGAACAGTAGTAGAAGGTTGGACAGTATGGTTTAATATTCCGTTTTCTTTATTAGTGACATGGTGTTTTCATACCTTAGACAGTGTTGGAGAAGCTTCTGTAAACCCATTTGAAGGAAGTCCCAATGACGTTCCAATCACTCAGATCAGCCGTACCATAGAGATTGATATGAGAGATATGCTGGATGAATCTGACCTTCCGCCAGCCATCACTCCAAAGAACAATATTGTACTCTAA
- a CDS encoding DUF4197 family protein, which translates to MKKYIIAAALIIGTGAVITTSVQSCTTLATSDMGLSIIKRILLNGIDKGMGIYGNKEAFLQNNMVDKALPKELRDINSMLEKVAPSLVAKERDYIAQAAAYTVNTSKPILEGAVNSLNAQDVTRIMQGTTATQVLKEKTSQQLIAAIAPKVDEKLNEYGIVKTINSALSGSNFLGSLLGGNKNTVNSGGLSQLASEQLVNGLFNIIEDYEHQNSKSLLGPFGK; encoded by the coding sequence ATGAAAAAATATATCATTGCAGCCGCTCTTATCATAGGAACCGGTGCTGTTATTACCACCAGTGTACAATCATGTACAACATTGGCCACATCAGACATGGGGCTTTCTATTATTAAAAGAATTCTGCTTAATGGTATTGATAAAGGTATGGGTATCTATGGAAATAAGGAAGCCTTTCTGCAGAATAACATGGTAGATAAAGCACTTCCCAAAGAGCTGAGAGACATCAATTCTATGCTGGAAAAGGTGGCCCCGTCATTGGTTGCTAAAGAAAGAGATTATATTGCACAGGCAGCAGCTTACACGGTAAATACTTCAAAACCTATTCTGGAAGGTGCCGTCAACAGTCTGAATGCTCAGGACGTAACAAGAATCATGCAGGGAACTACCGCGACACAGGTTCTGAAAGAAAAAACATCCCAGCAGCTTATTGCAGCGATCGCTCCCAAAGTGGATGAGAAACTGAATGAATACGGGATTGTAAAAACCATCAACTCCGCATTATCTGGAAGCAATTTTCTGGGCAGTCTTTTAGGGGGAAATAAAAACACGGTTAATTCAGGCGGACTGAGCCAACTGGCTTCCGAACAACTGGTAAACGGGTTATTCAATATCATTGAAGATTACGAGCATCAGAACTCCAAATCTCTTCTGGGACCATTTGGAAAATAG
- a CDS encoding DUF2490 domain-containing protein — protein sequence MRKVFTKLAFTVLGFGSILTFAQKNELGAWYMYFGNNKISKKLNWHNEIQYRNFDAVGDLEQLLIRTGIGYDLTENNNNVLLGYGFILSQPYVNGEKKENIEHRIFQQYITKQKFGRFYLQHRYRLEERFLEDDFRMRFRYMLGVNIPITQKEMLPKTLYASVYNEIFLHFNSPVFDRNRVYGALGYVINKNMRIEAGYMNQIQENRNRGQIQIGFYNNIPFTKN from the coding sequence ATGAGAAAGGTTTTTACGAAGTTGGCATTCACAGTATTAGGTTTTGGGTCCATATTGACATTTGCCCAAAAAAATGAGCTGGGAGCATGGTATATGTATTTTGGAAATAACAAGATCAGCAAGAAGCTGAACTGGCATAATGAAATTCAATACCGTAATTTTGATGCGGTTGGAGATCTGGAACAGTTACTTATCCGTACCGGGATTGGATATGATCTTACAGAAAATAATAACAATGTTTTATTGGGATACGGTTTTATTCTGAGCCAGCCGTATGTAAACGGCGAGAAAAAAGAAAATATAGAGCACAGAATTTTCCAGCAGTATATTACCAAGCAGAAATTTGGACGTTTTTATCTTCAGCACCGTTACCGTTTGGAAGAACGTTTTCTGGAAGATGATTTCAGGATGAGGTTCCGTTATATGCTGGGAGTGAATATTCCGATTACTCAAAAAGAGATGTTGCCGAAAACCCTTTATGCATCAGTATACAATGAGATTTTCCTGCATTTCAATAGTCCGGTTTTTGACAGAAACAGAGTCTATGGCGCTTTAGGATATGTTATTAATAAAAACATGAGGATTGAAGCCGGTTATATGAACCAGATTCAGGAGAACAGAAACCGCGGACAGATTCAGATTGGTTTTTATAATAATATTCCATTTACCAAAAACTGA
- a CDS encoding GNAT family N-acetyltransferase, with product MITLKPFTIQDAPLLISKIEDERMLLQFAGPAYRFPLTAEQLETDLSDENRTLFTIADHTETTIGHAQIFLKEKTFLLGRILIWDENNRGKGYGKKVMQELLKYGFSHFDKETAELNVYDWNTGAIECYRKVGFAFDPEVKSEAKIDTETWVSLNMKIHKNTFELQES from the coding sequence ATGATTACATTAAAACCTTTTACGATTCAAGATGCACCTTTGCTGATTTCAAAGATAGAAGATGAAAGAATGCTTCTTCAGTTTGCCGGACCCGCATATCGTTTCCCACTTACTGCAGAACAGCTGGAAACCGATTTGTCTGATGAAAACAGAACCTTGTTTACCATTGCGGATCACACAGAAACTACCATTGGTCACGCTCAGATTTTTTTAAAGGAAAAGACATTCCTGCTGGGCAGAATTCTGATCTGGGACGAGAACAACAGAGGAAAAGGCTATGGTAAAAAAGTAATGCAGGAACTTCTGAAATATGGGTTTAGTCATTTTGATAAAGAAACGGCAGAACTGAATGTTTACGACTGGAATACCGGAGCTATTGAATGTTACCGGAAAGTAGGGTTTGCCTTTGACCCTGAAGTAAAAAGCGAAGCGAAGATTGATACAGAAACCTGGGTTTCCCTGAATATGAAAATCCATAAAAATACCTTTGAATTACAGGAATCATGA